A window of the Scleropages formosus chromosome 21, fSclFor1.1, whole genome shotgun sequence genome harbors these coding sequences:
- the stx4 gene encoding syntaxin-4 isoform X4, which translates to MKKELQVLRDEIKMTASQIQKKLKSIEPKKEEAEDGKYVPIKLRMQRTQHGVLSRKFVELMGRCNTIQAQYRDRNVERIQRQLKITGSNVTDEELDRMLESGQTDVFTQNILIDAKATKQALNEIESRHDEILKLERSIRDLHDMFQYLAMEVEAQGEMVDRIEANILHSSDYVEKAVAETGEAVVNQRKAYKKKLWIALCCVILVIILAIALAFSLG; encoded by the exons ATGAAGAAGGAACTTCAGGTCCTCAGGGATGAGATCAAAATGACAGCGAGTCAAATccagaaaaaactgaaga GTATTGaaccaaaaaaagaggaagcTGAGGATGGGAAGTATGTTCCTATAAAGTTAAGGATGCAGAGAACCCAG CATGGAGTCTTGTCTCGGAAGTTTGTGGAGCTCATGGGGCGGTGTAACACTATACAGGCTCAATACCGAGATCGAAATGTGGAAAGGATACAGAGGCAGCTGAAAATAA CGGGAAGCAACGTCACTGACGAGGAGCTGGACAGAATGCTGGAGAGCGGACAGACAGATGTCTTTACGCAGAAT ATTCTGATTGATGCCAAAGCGACCAAGCAGGCCTTGAATGAAATAGAGTCAAGGCATGATGAAATTCTTAAGCTGGAGAGGAGCATCAGAGACCTTCACGATATGTTCCAGTACCTTGCAATGGAGGTGGAAGCACAG GGGGAAATGGTAGACCGCATCGAAGCGAATATTTTGCATTCATCTGACTACGTGGAAAAAGCTGTAGCAGAAACGGGGGAAGCAGTCGTGAACCAGCGGAAAGCTTACAAG AAGAAGCTGTGGATAGCACTGTGCTGTGTCATTCTTGTGATCATTTTGGCGATTGCTCTAGCGTTCTCCCTCGGTTGA
- the lgsn gene encoding lengsin, producing MSGSESSDLQVPPQREDDLRSPSELLLTVPPSVRHSEDECATRRNTRAFQENSGNIPNADTHGPYSFSNYTSAIEHIKQKITREEIGFVRFEATDLHGVSRSKMVPARYFQEKAMHGIAIPRNYLELTLSPKDNEVDHINAANFNSDVLLMPDLSTFRALPWASQTARVICDSCSVTGNPLRTSPRLVAKQLLRSLHNLGFSLQSSFTYECCVFGAPEKINPKMFFFPGATLMSNDLSFFQQLINSMYFMGTDVESFASANGPGQMEISFQPEFGICAADSAFTFRTGIKELARKQGYIASFFTDDGFYNSGIFSHSVWDASGRRNLFFSAGGELSEIGKKWLAGLVHHSAALSCFMAPGVSCRRRLAKAAKEPKHTIYATWGCNDNSCNFNIKSHGSRGMHIENRLGSAMANPYLVLAVTLAAGIDGIKQNLSVDADHTGNLIQQKKVVIPVKLEDALTALDEDDIIKGALGDTFVQYFIAMKKYEIETEELDTERNKCLEYFI from the exons ATGAGTGGCTCAGAGAGTTCAGATCTGCAG GTGCCCCCCCAGCGAGAGGATGACCTCAGAAGCCCATCAGAGCTCTTACTGACGGTGCCACCCAGCGTGAGGCATTCAGAGGATGAGTGCGCCACTCGGAGAAACACCAGGGCTTTTCAAGAAA ATAGCGGGAACATCCCAAACGCGGACACACACGGACCTTACAGTTTCTCTAACTACACATCGGCGATCGAGCATATCAAGCAGAAGATCACCAGAGAGGAAATCGGCTTTGTCCGTTTCGAAGCGACAGATCTGCATGGTGTGTCACGATCCAAGATGGTCCCTGCTCGCTATTTCCAG GAAAAAGCTATGCATGGCATAGCAATTCCAAGAAATTATCTGGAACTGACCCTGAGCCCCAAGGACAATGAGGTGGACCACATAAATGCAGCCAACTTCAACAGCGATGTTTTGCTTATGCCTGACCTGTCCACCTTCCGGGCCCTTCCCTGGGCCTCTCAGACTGCACGGGTCATCTGTGACTCCTGCTCAGTTACAGGCAACCCCCTTCGCACGTCTCCTCGCCTTGTTGCCAAACAGCTGCTAAGAAGTCTGCATAACCTGGGCTTTTCTCTGCAGTCCTCCTTCACCTATGAGTGCTGTGTCTTTGGGGCACCAGAGAAAATCAACCCCAAGATGTTCTTCTTTCCTGGAGCGACTCTCATGAGCAATGACCTGTCCTTCTTCCAGCAGCTCATCAACAGCATGTACTTCATGGGAACGGACGTAGAGAGCTTTGCCTCAGCTAATGGGCCAGGTCAGATGGAAATTTCCTTCCAGCCTGAGTTTGGTATCTGTGCTGCGGACAGTGCCTTCACCTTCCGCACCGGTATCAAGGAACTTGCACGCAAGCAAGGTTATATTGCCAGTTTCTTTACTGACGACGGATTCTATAACTCTGGAATATTCTCTCATAGTGTATGGGATGCAAGTGGAAGGAGGAACCTTTTCTtttcagctggaggtgagctGTCAGAGATTGGGAAAAAGTGGCTTGCCGGACTAGTCCACCACTCTGCTGCCCTCAGCTGCTTCATGGCCCCGGGTGTGAGCTGCCGACGCCGCCTCGCTAAAGCTGCAAAAGAGCCGAAACATACCATTTATGCCACATGGGGATGCAATGACAACAGCTGCAACTTCAACATCAAGTCTCATGGCAGCAGGGGAATGCACATAGAAAACAGACTGGGGTCAGCAATGGCCAACCCTTACCTTGTTCTCGCAGTAACGCTGGCAGCAGGTATAGATGGTATCAAACAAAACCTCTCGGTCGACGCTGATCACACTGGAAACCTgatccaacaaaaaaaagtagTCATTCCAGTGAAACTGGAAGATGCCTTGACTGCTTTAGATGAAGACGACATCATCAAAGGAGCCCTGGGAGATACATTTGTGCAATACTTCATAGCCATGAAAAAATATGAGATCGAAACAGAGGAACTTGATACAGAGAGGAACAAGTGCCTggaatattttatataa
- the znf668 gene encoding zinc finger protein 668, with protein sequence MASPPTDSPSEEQLAATTASETDALKEKERKVVKEQPKKPRGKGRPLKYKCPVCKEAFPSPSALRAHKTSAHAKEWSVHGCAKCDKTFKSSAQLAKHQRSHSAQRPFQCPQCHKAYKTPTELRNHSRSHTGEKPFVCTECGKAFMQAICLRIHMTQHSGERPHSCLHCSKSYPTLSKLKVHQRSHTGEKPYFCGECGKSFADPSVYRKHRRNHQGHRPYSCSQCGKTYTELKDLKNHERSHTGEKPYLCSDCGKAFSRSSSLACHLRIHSQSKPYQCEQCGKGFTQLSSYQSHLRTHSGEKPFLCPQCGKMFSDPSSFRRHQRAHSGFKPYPCDKCTKRFRQPADLAVHQRVHSGQRPYKCQSCDKAFVASWDLRRHMLVHTGQRPFACSECGKSFAERSSLNKHRRVHSGERPFKCGQCFKAFVVSSSLRKHERTHLAERPVQQHSAPQTAPQPFSVSLSTPTTLPQFSCAHCDVTFGTWEEVQAHETFHSVAPSPSTGVALSVTQHTRSSCQAEFAQLSELHAHESMHPKPRPHVCESCSKSFLNKAGLRKHQRIHSASRPHTCPHCGKGFLFAAYLRKHLHIHRDSLHSPAPPLPPVEHMQPSPDAGSAPTADAGAISLAVPVTVSLSAFQNVPATVFIEKSDAL encoded by the coding sequence ATGGCTTCTCCTCCAACAGACAGTCCGTCTGAAGAGCAACTGGCCGCGACCACAGCCTCAGAAACGGATGCattgaaagagaaagagaggaaggtGGTTAAGGAACAACCTAAAAAACCGAGGGGCAAAGGTCGGCCCTTAAAGTATAAATGTCCTGTGTGTAAGGAGGCTTTCCCCAGCCCTTCGGCCCTACGCGCTCATAAGACATCGGCGCATGCGAAGGAGTGGAGCGTGCACGGCTGCGCTAAGTGCGACAAGACGTTTAAAAGCTCGGCGCAGCTTGCCAAACACCAGCGCAGCCATTCAGCCCAGCGACCCTTCCAGTGTCCCCAGTGCCACAAGGCTTACAAGACGCCAACGGAGCTGCGCAACCACTCTCGCTCCCACACAGGCGAGAAGCCCTTTGTGTGCACCGAGTGCGGCAAGGCCTTCATGCAAGCCATCTGTCTGCGCATCCACATGACGCAACATAGCGGCGAGCGGCCCCACTCCTGCCTGCACTGCTCGAAGAGTTATCCGACACTGTCCAAACTCAAGGTGCACCAGAGGTCCCACACAGGGGAGAAGCCCTACTTTTGTGGGGAGTGTGGCAAAAGTTTTGCTGACCCCTCCGTGTACCGCAAGCATCGGCGGAATCACCAGGGCCACCGTCCCTACTCGTGCAGCCAATGTGGCAAGACATACACAGAGTTGAAGGACCTGAAGAACCACGAGCGCTCACACACAGGCGAGAAGCCCTACTTGTGTTCTGACTGCGGAAAGGCCTTCTCCCGCTCATCCTCACTGGCCTGCCACCTGCGCATCCACTCGCAAAGCAAGCCGTACCAGTGCGAGCAGTGTGGCAAGGGCTTCACGCAACTCTCCTCCTATCAGTCACACTTGCGCACGCATTCCGGCGAGAAGCCCTTCCTGTGCCCGCAGTGCGGCAAGATGTTTTCCGATCCGTCCAGCTTCCGGCGCCACCAGAGGGCCCACTCGGGCTTCAAGCCGTATCCATGCGATAAGTGCACCAAGCGCTTCCGGCAGCCTGCGGACCTGGCTGTGCACCAGCGAGTTCACTCGGGCCAGCGGCCATACAAGTGCCAAAGCTGCGATAAGGCTTTTGTGGCGTCTTGGGACCTACGACGACACATGCTCGTCCACACTGGACAGCGGCCGTTCGCTTGTTCTGAGTGCGGCAAGTCTTTTGCTGAGCGCTCCAGCCTAAACAAGCACCGACGGGTGCACTCTGGTGAGCGTCCCTTCAAGTGTGGCCAGTGCTTTAAAGCGTTCGTTGTCTCCTCAAGCCTGCGCAAACACGAGCGGACTCACCTGGCAGAGCGGCCCGTGCAGCAGCATAGTGCTCCGCAAACGGCGCCGCAGCCCTTCTCCGTTTCCCTCTCGACCCCCACCACCCTGCCCCAGTTCTCATGTGCCCACTGTGATGTCACTTTCGGCACTTGGGAGGAAGTGCAGGCCCACGAGACCTTTCACTCCGTTGCACCTTCACCGTCGACCGGGGTTGCCCTCTCTGTGACTCAGCACACGCGTTCATCATGTCAGGCGGAATTTGCGCAGTTGTCCGAGCTACATGCACACGAGAGTATGCACCCCAAACCCCGCCCTCACGTCTGTGAAAGCTGCAGCAAAAGCTTCTTGAACAAAGCCGGTCTGCGCAAACACCAGCGCATCCACTCGGCATCTCGCCCCCACACGTGCCCGCACTGCGGCAAGGGCTTTCTTTTCGCAGCCTATCTCCGCAAACACTTGCACATCCATCGAGACTCCTTACATTCGCCGGCtccgcccctcccccccgtcGAACACATGCAGCCCTCTCCGGATGCAGGTTCCGCCCCCACGGCAGATGCTGGCGCCATCTCCCTGGCTGTTCCTGTGACCGTGTCGCTGTCCGCTTTCCAGAACGTGCCAGCTACCGTATTCATAGAGAAGTCTGATGCGCTCTGA